The following nucleotide sequence is from Rhodothermales bacterium.
CATCGCCACGGCGAGCCCCTGCGAGAGGTAGAGCGGCACGCCCACGCTCCCGCCGACCTCGAACCCGAGCGACTTCGAGATGATGGCGTACGGCCCACCCGCGCCGAGCCGCGTGTTCGTGGCGATGCTGGAGAGCGAGAGGCCCGTGCAGAGCGTGATCCCGTTCGCGAGCGCGATGATGAGCAGCCCCCCGAGCAGGCCGGCATTCCCGACGACCCACCCGAGCCGGAGGTACATGATCACGCCGAGGATCGTCAGCAGCGTCGGCGTGAAGACCCCGGCGAAGGTGCCGAAGAGCTTTGGACTGTCCACGATCTCGGCGACTTCTTCCTCCGGCACACCGCCCTGGGCCTCGCCTCCTCCGGGAGCCAGCAGCAGATCTGCATCGGCCGAACCCGGCCTCACCACGGGGCCGGAGGCCTCAGGAGGAAGGGGAGCGCTGGAGTCCGTCATCGGCGTGGCCTAGAGGTAGATGCAGGAGATACCGCTTCCTCCGCACATGCTCAGCCCGTTCAGCGGCTTGAGCGCTATCGGATAATACGGAACCGACCTGCGATGCGTACGGGCGCCCGCCGTGCTCGGGGTGACGCTCGCGCCGGGAATCCGATAGGCCGCCGCTACAGGTCGGAGTGGACGGGGACGAGGTGCATCACGCCTTGCCCGTAGGGCTCGAGCACAGCCGTGTGTCGACGCGCTACGCGGGCTGGGCGGGTGGGCATTTGTGGGTTTTGATAAACGCCCTGCTCGTTTAATTTGGAGGTATGGCTCCACTCACGGTCTGCGGAGGTACCCCATGTCGAGACTGCTACTCCTCTCCCTCCTTCTCACCCCCACCGCGCTCGCACAGGACGGCATCGTCTCTTCGATTGAGACGGACAGGGCTGAATACGCCTACGGCGAGACAATAGTGGTGCGCTACACGCTCGCAAACCAAAGCGACGAGCCCGTCACGATCGAATCGTCAGGCGTCGGGAGCGACTGCACTGCACGCCTCAGGTTTGATCCCGGCATCGTTCCCCACGTCTGTGTCCTCGACGACATCGCCCGGATCGATTTCGACCCTCACTCGTCGGTGACATTTGTGTGGGATGTCCTCCCGAGCGAGCAGGGCCTTCCGGCTGTGACAGGTGAGCAGAACGTCACAGGCTTCTTCAGTAATAGCGACTACTCTGCTACCACATCGTTTTCTGCTCCGCAATACCTCGGCGGTCGGCTTGAGGTGGTGCTCGCGGACGGTCTCACCCTCAGCGACGTCCGAGACGTCATGAAGGCGCTCGACGCCGTCGTCACCGACTCGGTAGTCATTGGATCTATAGGCATAACCTACTACTATTGGCAGATCTCGGGGACGACGCTCGAAGAGGCCCGAGCGACCTACCGGTCAGATCCTCGCTTTAGGCGAATCTTTCCGTTGCGAGGTCTTCACCGCCCGATTCGCATCTACACCGTCAACGCCGAGGATGAAGCCACTCCGTCCGGCTCGCCCGTCCTCACGACGGCGTACCCCAACCCGTTCACGGCCTCCACTTCGTTCGCGCTGACGGTTCCAGCGTCCGGCCCCGCGCGCGTCGAGGTGTTCGACCTGCTCGGGCGGCGCGTGGCGGTGCTCCACGACGGGCCGCTCGCGGCGGGCGCCGAGCACCACTTCACGTTCCACGCGGCCAGCCTTCCGAGCGGGCTCTACGTCGTCCGCGCCACGGGCGAGGGCTTCACCGAGACGCGCCGCGTGACGCTCGCGCGGTGAGCCCCGTCAGCGGAGGACGGTGATCGGCCGCGTCTCCGTGCGGCCTCCCGCTTCGAGGCGGACGAAGTAGACGCCGTTCGGGAGCGACGCGACCGGGAGCTGCACCTCCGTTCGGCCGGCGGGTCGGCGAGCATCGGAGAGCGTGGCGACCTCGCGCCCGAGCACGTCGAAGACGCGGAGCGCGACGTGATCCTCGCGCTGGAGGTGGAACGCGGCCGTGGCGAAGCCGATCGCGGGATTGGGGTATACCGCCAGGTGCACGCGCTCTCGCTCCGGCTCGGGCGCGCTCGCCGTGCCGAGGCCCGGGGCCCCTTGATTCTCGAAATACACCGTTGGGAGATACAGGTCGACGTCTCCATCCCCGTCGAGATCGACGAGGTGAGCCCTCGTAGTAGAACTCATAGCCTCTTCGAACCCGACAAGCACCTCGGTGTGGTCCACGAAGCGATGGGGCGACTCCTGAACGAGAAGCGTGACTGTTTCGTAATTGTTGAGCACGACGTCGAGACGGCCGTCGCCGTCGAAGTCAGCGGCGTCGGCGCTGAACGAGGGGATTTCGAGAGCGGGTACGGAGACGGAGGAGAAACGCAGGTCCCCGTTGTTGCGGAGGAGGACGGAAGAGGCTGCACCCGGCCGCGAGAACAGCAGGTCGGCGTCGCCATCGCCGTCGTAATCGAAGGGGAGCACGGCGCGGCCGCCCACGCTGCCCCACAGGCCAAACGCACGCGTGAACCCCGCCGCCCCGTCGTTGACGAACACGGCCGAGGGCGCATTCGAGTTCGCGAGCACGATATCGGCGTCGCCGTCTCGGTCGAGGTCTGCGACCCGCACGTCTTGGGTGGCGGCCTCGTCGTTGAGCCGCATGGACTCTACGAAATGCCCGCTTCCGTCGTTGAGGAGGATGGGCTCTCGACCCTGAGATTGAAAAACGAGGTCGAGGTCTCTATCCCCGTCGAAGTCCGCGGCTTCCGCGCGATATTGCCCGATCACATCGGCAAGACCAGCTTCGGTTGTGATGTCTGCGAACGAACCGCCGCCGTTGCCCTGGAGGAGCACCGGCGGATTCTCGAAGTAGACGAGCAGGAGATCAGAGACACTATCACCCGTGAAGTCGCCAGCCAAAGCGTGGCGCGGATGCGGTGGGAGGGTGAGGTCCGTCGGCGTGATCTCCACGAAGGCCCCGTCGTCCTGCTGCTCCCAAAGCCCGGTCCGACTCGTGACGAGGTCGACGTCGCCATCGCCGTCGAAGTCGAGGGGGAACCCGTTGAGTGGGACGTCTCCTCGGGAGAAGTAAGAGGACACGGGACGGAAGACCGGAAGCGGCGTGGTCTCGACCGACCGTTCCTGCGCGTTGTTACCGGGAGCGTCGTCGGCTTGAGGATCCGCCGGGAAAAAGCGGAAGGTGAGCGTGGCGTCCCCATCGAGCACGAGCGGCGGGAGCACAACCTCCGCCGTCTCACCGGAGCCGAGCGCGAGGGGCCCCTCGTAGACAATGCTCCCACCAACTTCCAGCACGAGCCGACCGCTATCGGCCTCGCTTCCGAAGTTGTGCAGGCGCACCTCCGGCTCGAACGGGTGCCCGTCCGTCACGAGCGGCCCCGGCCACGCGACATCTACGACGGCGAGGTCACGCACGTCGGGCCGGGTGTAGGCCACGACGAGCCACTCGGCCGTGGACGGGTCCGCCACCCCCTCGGTGTAGAAGTGCTCGAACACGACGACCTCCACCGGCCCTTCCACCGCGAGGGCGCGGGCCGGCTCCGTTCCCGCCACGGCGTCCCACGCCGCCTGCGCCTCGGCTGCGCTGCCGTATCCGAACGAGAGCACCGCCGCCACCGTGTCGGCCGCGACGGGCGGGCCGGGCTCTCCGAAGTCGGTCGAGCCGTTGGCCGGAAACTCAAACTGGCCTGACCCGGCCCATACCGTCGATGCGTGCACCACCCGCTGCCCGGTGAGCGCGCTGTGGACTTCCAGGTAGCCGAAGTCCGAGGGCTCCTCGAAGTCGTAGTGGAGGTTCACCACGCTTCGATAGCCGTCTGGCGGCGGCGACCCCAGAGCGGGGTGTGCCGACGCGTAATAGGCCTCGGGCTGGAGGCTGAGGAAGTCCACGCGGAAGACGACGGTCTCGACCTCCAGTGCCTCCTGAGCGCGGACGACTCCCGGTGTGACGAGGAGGAGGGCGAGGCAGAGCGAGAGGAGCGGTCGCATGGCAGAATAACCCCGAAGAGGCTAGCCGTTCGGACGGTAGGCTCCTCCAGTATAACCGCTCCCGCTCTCCCTCACAACTCCGTTCCCGCCGCCCCGCTACAGGTCGAGGTGGACGGCGACGAGGTGCATCACGCCCTGCCCGTAGGGCTCGAGCACGGCCGTGTAGTCGACGCGGGCGGCGATCTCGCCGAGGGGCTGGCGCACGGCGAAGCCGGCGGCCGGCGACGCGCCCTCGAACCCGTTCGCCCCGAAGCGGTCCACGCCGACACGCAGCGCGAAGGGCTGGGCGAGCCAGACCTCGCCGCCGAGCCGGAACCGCGCCTCGCTGAGCCGGAAGTCCTCGCTCCGGGTGAAGATCGTCGGGACGCCCTCGATCTCGCTCACGCGCTCGGTCCGCCGCTCGACGTTCGCGATCTGCGACTCGACCTCGGCGGTGATCGTGCCACGCCCGCCGGCGAGCCGGTACGCCCCGCCGAACTGCACGCGGACGGGGAAGCGGTCCGTCGTCTGCTTCCCGTTCTGGCCGAAGGCGTCGGACGTGTCCCACTGGTAGCGGGCGAGGAGGTCGTTCACGGCGAAGCCGAAGGCGAGGTTCTCGGAGACCTGCGCCGCGAGGCCGAGCGAGAGCCCGAGGCTAACCACGGGGTCGACGCCCTCGAAGAGGTCGGCGTGGTAAAAGCGGAGGCCGACGCCGCCGGAGACGCGGCTGCTCAGCCTCGCGCCGAAGGCGGCGAAGATGGCGTACTCCTGCGTCGAGAGGTCGTCGGTGTGGTAGCCCGCGTTGTCGCGCCCGTCAATGTTGTCGACGCCGGAGCGGATGATGCCGACGGCGGCCCCGGCGCGGGGTGGGAGCGGGAAGGCGAACTGGAGGTACTGGAGGCTCCGGTCAAACGAGAGGAAGCCGGCGGCGGCGTCGAGCCCCTGCCGCTCGACGCGCGGCGCGAGCGCGGGGTTGTAGTACGGGCTCGCGCCCGAGAACACGTCACCGACGAGCCCGCCGCCCATCGCGATGCCGCGCGCGCCGAAGCCGAGGCGGGCGTACGACCCGGCGTACTGCGCCGAGGCGGGCGCGGCCGCGAGGAGCAGGAAGAGGGCCAACCAGAGGGTGCGTTTCATAGGGTCACAACCGTGCACGAGATCGGACGAGGGGGTAGGCATAGCCTCCGAAAGGTGTCATCCCGAGCGAAGCCGAGGGATCTTTACCGACACCTCCGTAGAGATCCCTCGGCTCCGCTCGGGATGACAGGATCGAACGGTGTCGTTCGGTCTCACGCATCATTCGAGAACCAGAATCTTGCCGGTGAGCGAGTCGCCGCCCGTGGCCACTTCGTAGAAATAGACGCCATTCGCGACGCGGTTGCCGTCCTCGTCGTAGCCGTCCCACACCTGCTCGACGGGCGCGGCGT
It contains:
- a CDS encoding T9SS type A sorting domain-containing protein, with the translated sequence MRPLLSLCLALLLVTPGVVRAQEALEVETVVFRVDFLSLQPEAYYASAHPALGSPPPDGYRSVVNLHYDFEEPSDFGYLEVHSALTGQRVVHASTVWAGSGQFEFPANGSTDFGEPGPPVAADTVAAVLSFGYGSAAEAQAAWDAVAGTEPARALAVEGPVEVVVFEHFYTEGVADPSTAEWLVVAYTRPDVRDLAVVDVAWPGPLVTDGHPFEPEVRLHNFGSEADSGRLVLEVGGSIVYEGPLALGSGETAEVVLPPLVLDGDATLTFRFFPADPQADDAPGNNAQERSVETTPLPVFRPVSSYFSRGDVPLNGFPLDFDGDGDVDLVTSRTGLWEQQDDGAFVEITPTDLTLPPHPRHALAGDFTGDSVSDLLLVYFENPPVLLQGNGGGSFADITTEAGLADVIGQYRAEAADFDGDRDLDLVFQSQGREPILLNDGSGHFVESMRLNDEAATQDVRVADLDRDGDADIVLANSNAPSAVFVNDGAAGFTRAFGLWGSVGGRAVLPFDYDGDGDADLLFSRPGAASSVLLRNNGDLRFSSVSVPALEIPSFSADAADFDGDGRLDVVLNNYETVTLLVQESPHRFVDHTEVLVGFEEAMSSTTRAHLVDLDGDGDVDLYLPTVYFENQGAPGLGTASAPEPERERVHLAVYPNPAIGFATAAFHLQREDHVALRVFDVLGREVATLSDARRPAGRTEVQLPVASLPNGVYFVRLEAGGRTETRPITVLR
- a CDS encoding T9SS type A sorting domain-containing protein produces the protein MSRLLLLSLLLTPTALAQDGIVSSIETDRAEYAYGETIVVRYTLANQSDEPVTIESSGVGSDCTARLRFDPGIVPHVCVLDDIARIDFDPHSSVTFVWDVLPSEQGLPAVTGEQNVTGFFSNSDYSATTSFSAPQYLGGRLEVVLADGLTLSDVRDVMKALDAVVTDSVVIGSIGITYYYWQISGTTLEEARATYRSDPRFRRIFPLRGLHRPIRIYTVNAEDEATPSGSPVLTTAYPNPFTASTSFALTVPASGPARVEVFDLLGRRVAVLHDGPLAAGAEHHFTFHAASLPSGLYVVRATGEGFTETRRVTLAR